The Streptomyces sp. NBC_00335 DNA window GGGGCGGGTCGGGTTTTTGGCACGGCCCGTGACCGAGCAGGGGTTCGGTCCGCGGGATCCGGCCGGGGCCGTGCTCGTGGATGCGCGCGGGGAGTGCGTCGGGGCCCTGTACCGGGGGGTGTTCGATGCCGAGCTGGTGGCGGAGGCCGCCTCCATGGGGGGCGGGGAGACCGCGCGGGTGTGTGAGGTTTCCGTGGGCGCCGGGGAGGCTGTTGAGGCCAAGCTGACGTGTGGTGGGCAGGCCGAGGTGCTGTTGCAGCCGCTCCGTGCGATTCCCGGTGAGTGGTGGGAGCTGCTCGGGCAGGGGGTCGGGGTCGCGCTCGTGACCCAGTTGAACGAGCGGGCGGATCAGGCCGTCAGTGTCGTGGTGCGGGGGGCCGATCAGCCGTCCGGGGACGCCGAGCGGCGGGCCGGGGAGTTGCTGAGGACCAGGCGGCCGGGGCGGGACGCGCTGTACGCGGGGTCCGGGCTGGTGCTCGTGGAGGCCTATCCGTCGGCTCCGTACGTGGTGATCGGCGGGGGCGGGGAGCTGGCCGAGGTCATCGAGGCTCAGGCCCGGCTGCTCGGGTGGGACGTGAGTGTCGTCGGGTCTGTGGCCGAGGCCGAGAAGGTGCTCGACGTGCGGCGGGACGCCGCCTGTCTGGCGATGCTGAGCCATGATCCGGACTTCGACGTGCCGACGCTGCGCACCGCGCTCGCGCTCGGGATTCCGTACGTCGGCGCGCTCGGCTCCCGCAAGACCACCGCGCGGCGCCGCGAGGGGCTGCTCGCGGCCGGGGTGAGCGAGGAGCGGCTGCGGACGGTGCACGGGCCGATCGGCCTGGACCTGGGCGGGCAGACTCCGGCGGAGACGGCGCTGGCCATCTGCGCGGAGATCCTGGCGGTGCTCGGGGGCAGGGAAGTGCGTGGGGTGCGGGACGCGGACGGGCCGCTCAAGGGGTGAGAAGGCGGGTCGGGGGCGCGATCGGGTGAAATGGTCGCCGATGCGGGAAAATGGGTTGTATGGACACGACTCTGATCTTCCTCGCGGTGGACAGAACTCTGACCAACATCGCGTGGTTCCTCGTCGTCGGGCTCCTCGTGGTCGGCTTCCTGCTCGGCGGTTTCATGCTGGGCAAGCGGGTCCGGGCACAGGAACCCGCACCCCCCACTCCCGAGAGCCAGCCGCACCTGCCCGACGGCGGCGCGGTGCACGAGGTCTCCGAGGAGCGGGAGTACGTCGAATTCCCCGAGAGCGGACTGCGCCCGCACGAGATGCAGGGGTACGGGAACTTCGGCTCCCGGACCCACAGCCATCAGGACGATGCGCGGGCCGAACGGGAATCCGGGTACGAGCACCCCAACCCGCGGCCGGCACGGAAGCAGCCGCCGACCCTGCCGCCCCTGGGCGGCGCCAAGCCCGCCTGAGGGGCGGAACGAACCGCCTGAGACCGTCCGACCGTCCGAACCGACCCGTTGACCGTGGCCCGCGGCCCTTCGCCGCGGGTCACAGGTCTGTGCGCAGGCGCAGGACCTCCGGTGGCGGGTGGCGGGTCGAGGTGTGGCGGACCTCGGCCGTCAGGGGCGGGTCCAGGGAGTGGAAGGGGACCTCGCCGAGGCCGATCGCCGTGATGGTGGCGGTGGCGGTGGCGCCCTGCGAGGTGCGTGAGCTGTGCGGGGTGCGCGAGGCGTGACCGGCCAGCGCCGCCGCCACCTCGGTGCGCAGCGCCGCCGTCAGGGGGCTCGACACCAGCGGGGTCTCGTCGCCGACCGGCAGGACCAGGACGAGGGCGAGCGGGCGGCGGGCGGTGCCCGTGTAGCCGACCACGGCCGCGTCGCGGACGTTGGTGTGGCGGAGCTTTTGCCAGCCGCGCCGGCCGGCCGGGTAGGACTGGTCCATCCGTTTGACGACCAGGCCCTCGATACCGCTGGCGGGCAGGGTTTCGTACCAGGTCTCCGCCAGCTCCGGGTCCGTGGTCATGGGGACCGGCTGGAGCGGCGGGCCCAGGGGCAGAAGCAGGTCCACGAGGAGGGCGCGCCGGCGCTCGTACGGA harbors:
- a CDS encoding XdhC family protein, whose translation is MRDLVETARQWVAEGRVGFLARPVTEQGFGPRDPAGAVLVDARGECVGALYRGVFDAELVAEAASMGGGETARVCEVSVGAGEAVEAKLTCGGQAEVLLQPLRAIPGEWWELLGQGVGVALVTQLNERADQAVSVVVRGADQPSGDAERRAGELLRTRRPGRDALYAGSGLVLVEAYPSAPYVVIGGGGELAEVIEAQARLLGWDVSVVGSVAEAEKVLDVRRDAACLAMLSHDPDFDVPTLRTALALGIPYVGALGSRKTTARRREGLLAAGVSEERLRTVHGPIGLDLGGQTPAETALAICAEILAVLGGREVRGVRDADGPLKG
- a CDS encoding DUF6479 family protein; this encodes MDTTLIFLAVDRTLTNIAWFLVVGLLVVGFLLGGFMLGKRVRAQEPAPPTPESQPHLPDGGAVHEVSEEREYVEFPESGLRPHEMQGYGNFGSRTHSHQDDARAERESGYEHPNPRPARKQPPTLPPLGGAKPA
- a CDS encoding ATP-dependent DNA ligase, giving the protein MTVALAVAVRSLPRAPGLAYEPKFDGHRLVVIRTDRAVDGVVLQARSGRIVTAAFPDLAAAAHHLPAGTVLDGEVVIWHAGRTEFALVQRRAAAASAARAAVLAQTLPASYAAFDVLELAGLDLRARPYERRRALLVDLLLPLGPPLQPVPMTTDPELAETWYETLPASGIEGLVVKRMDQSYPAGRRGWQKLRHTNVRDAAVVGYTGTARRPLALVLVLPVGDETPLVSSPLTAALRTEVAAALAGHASRTPHSSRTSQGATATATITAIGLGEVPFHSLDPPLTAEVRHTSTRHPPPEVLRLRTDL